A single Rhopalosiphum padi isolate XX-2018 chromosome 4, ASM2088224v1, whole genome shotgun sequence DNA region contains:
- the LOC132930544 gene encoding cytoplasmic polyadenylation element-binding protein 1 isoform X1 yields the protein MSTFRRGSIFQNQDVPEITSPSVGQDRSSRDYNSFFSSPEQSLSPTRNSGDSLNSSEYFSINKLRSSMVGRQSVPNYSTRQYTAQEQLANLRRNSLHLPYLPDRSVTNMTDFGSVSPSEDVGDIGRKNLRRPKLDLSFASYGGYQIPQQQYRVSPTFSDGSDPLISHLMLGSRSNTPDDSDISNSPEAVADLINQVNINPYGSSPLTEQDLANMQRISSGRLSAGENIHHQTQNLLSTLLANQSQYPTRYGSPAAGQSPVYEKRSPPPFWSPTRPKNDSNNNNQVENRTFNRNVYSALHKDPVFTWSGQLPKIVHSSPNYSCKVFLGGVPWDITEDGLTIAFSQFGSIKIEWPGTSTNINQPKGYVYVIMQSDQMVKQLLESCTKGSNGNYYFKISSRKMKGKEVQVIPWLINDSNCVKHPSQKLDPTRTVFVGALHGMMNAQGLFRIMDDLFGNVSYAGIDTDKYKYPIGSGRVTFSTYQSYTKAVAASFVEVKTPKFCKIIQVDPYLEDSACSVCNIQLGPYFCRDQLCYRYYCRGCWNWKHTSTTLSTHRPLMRNSKHTPTSISSPPRFTSPNNNSFSSPTHNQFEVEQ from the exons ATGTCTACATTTAGAAGA ggATCAATTTTTCAAAACCAAGACGTGCCGGAAATTACTTCTCCTTCCGTGGGTCAAGATAGAAGCAGTAGAGACTACAATAGTTTCTTTTCTTCACCTGAACAAAGCCTAAGTCCAACTAGGAATTCTG gtgaTTCGTTGAACTCTTcggaatatttttctataaataaacttCGTAGTTCAATGGTTGGTCGGCAATCTGTTCCTAATTATTCAACACGACAATATACAGCACAG gAGCAGTTGGCAAACTTAAGACGTAACTCGCTCCATTTGCCATATCTTCCAGATCGAAGTGTGACTAATATGACAGACTTTGGAAGTGTTAGTCCATCTGAAGATGTCGGGGACATCGGGCGTAAAAATTTGCGACGACCTAAATTGGATTTATCGTTTGCCTCCTACGGTGGTTATCAGATTCCGCAACAACAATATCGTGTTTCACCTACATTTAGTGATGGTAGCGATCCACTTATTTCACATCTCATGCTTGGGTCTAGATCTAATACTCCAGATGATTCGGATATATCAAACAGCCCGGAAGCTGTAGCTGATTTAATa aatcaaGTTAATATTAATCCTTATGGTTCGTCTCCATTGACCGAACAAGATTTAGCTAATATGCAACGCATATCGAGTGGGAGATTGTCTGCTGGTGAAAATATACATCATCAAACTCAGAATTTACTAAGTACGTTATTGGCTAACCAAAGTCAATATCCCACCCGATATGGTTCTCCGGCTGCTGGTCAGTCTCCGGTCTATGAGAAGAGATCTCCTCCTCCATTTTGGTCACCTACTAGGCCAAAGAatgatagcaataataataaccaagtTGAAAATCGGACTTTTAATCGTAATGTGTACA gtgCCTTGCATAAAGACCCAGTATTTACTTGGAGTGGTCAACTTCCTAAAATTGTACATAGTTCTCCAAATTATTCATGCAAAGTATTTTTGGGAGGTGTACCATGGGACATAACTGAAGATGGATTAACTATAGCTTTTAGTCAATTTGGatctattaaaattgaatggCCTGGCACATCAACTAACATAAATCAGCCGAAAGGttatgtttatgtaataatgcAATCTGATCAAATGGTGAAACAATTGTTAGAATCTTGTACCAAAGGGTCAAATGGAaactattatttcaaaatatcgtCTCGAAAAATGAAAGGCAAAGAAGTGCAAGTAATTCCATGGCTAATAAATGACAGTAATTGTGTTAAACATCCTTCTCAAAAGTTGGACCCAACCAGGACAGTATTTGTAGGTGCCTTGCATGGTATGATGAATGCTCAAGGATTATTTAGAATTATGGATGATTTGTTTGGCAACGTTTCATATGCAG gaATTGATACTGACAAGTATAAGTATCCAATTGGTTCAGGCAGAGTAACTTTCAGTACTTACCAATCATACACTAAAGCTGTGGCTGCATCATTTGTAGAAGTTAAGACTCCTAAGTTTtgtaaaata attcaggTTGATCCATACTTGGAAGACAGTGCTTGTAGTGTTTGTAATATTCAACTTGGACCATATTTCTGTAGAGATCAATTGTGCTATCGTTACTATTGCCGTGGATGTTGGAATTGGAAACATACAAGTACTACATTAAGTACACATCGTCCATTGATGCGCAATTCTAAACACACTCCAACTAGCATAAGTTCACCACCAAGATTTACATCTCCCAACAACAACAGTTTTTCTTCACCCACGCATAATCA GTTTGAAGTGGAACAatga
- the LOC132930544 gene encoding cytoplasmic polyadenylation element-binding protein 1 isoform X2, translating into MSTFRRGSIFQNQDVPEITSPSVGQDRSSRDYNSFFSSPEQSLSPTRNSGDSLNSSEYFSINKLRSSMVGRQSVPNYSTRQYTAQLANLRRNSLHLPYLPDRSVTNMTDFGSVSPSEDVGDIGRKNLRRPKLDLSFASYGGYQIPQQQYRVSPTFSDGSDPLISHLMLGSRSNTPDDSDISNSPEAVADLINQVNINPYGSSPLTEQDLANMQRISSGRLSAGENIHHQTQNLLSTLLANQSQYPTRYGSPAAGQSPVYEKRSPPPFWSPTRPKNDSNNNNQVENRTFNRNVYSALHKDPVFTWSGQLPKIVHSSPNYSCKVFLGGVPWDITEDGLTIAFSQFGSIKIEWPGTSTNINQPKGYVYVIMQSDQMVKQLLESCTKGSNGNYYFKISSRKMKGKEVQVIPWLINDSNCVKHPSQKLDPTRTVFVGALHGMMNAQGLFRIMDDLFGNVSYAGIDTDKYKYPIGSGRVTFSTYQSYTKAVAASFVEVKTPKFCKIIQVDPYLEDSACSVCNIQLGPYFCRDQLCYRYYCRGCWNWKHTSTTLSTHRPLMRNSKHTPTSISSPPRFTSPNNNSFSSPTHNQFEVEQ; encoded by the exons ATGTCTACATTTAGAAGA ggATCAATTTTTCAAAACCAAGACGTGCCGGAAATTACTTCTCCTTCCGTGGGTCAAGATAGAAGCAGTAGAGACTACAATAGTTTCTTTTCTTCACCTGAACAAAGCCTAAGTCCAACTAGGAATTCTG gtgaTTCGTTGAACTCTTcggaatatttttctataaataaacttCGTAGTTCAATGGTTGGTCGGCAATCTGTTCCTAATTATTCAACACGACAATATACAGCACAG TTGGCAAACTTAAGACGTAACTCGCTCCATTTGCCATATCTTCCAGATCGAAGTGTGACTAATATGACAGACTTTGGAAGTGTTAGTCCATCTGAAGATGTCGGGGACATCGGGCGTAAAAATTTGCGACGACCTAAATTGGATTTATCGTTTGCCTCCTACGGTGGTTATCAGATTCCGCAACAACAATATCGTGTTTCACCTACATTTAGTGATGGTAGCGATCCACTTATTTCACATCTCATGCTTGGGTCTAGATCTAATACTCCAGATGATTCGGATATATCAAACAGCCCGGAAGCTGTAGCTGATTTAATa aatcaaGTTAATATTAATCCTTATGGTTCGTCTCCATTGACCGAACAAGATTTAGCTAATATGCAACGCATATCGAGTGGGAGATTGTCTGCTGGTGAAAATATACATCATCAAACTCAGAATTTACTAAGTACGTTATTGGCTAACCAAAGTCAATATCCCACCCGATATGGTTCTCCGGCTGCTGGTCAGTCTCCGGTCTATGAGAAGAGATCTCCTCCTCCATTTTGGTCACCTACTAGGCCAAAGAatgatagcaataataataaccaagtTGAAAATCGGACTTTTAATCGTAATGTGTACA gtgCCTTGCATAAAGACCCAGTATTTACTTGGAGTGGTCAACTTCCTAAAATTGTACATAGTTCTCCAAATTATTCATGCAAAGTATTTTTGGGAGGTGTACCATGGGACATAACTGAAGATGGATTAACTATAGCTTTTAGTCAATTTGGatctattaaaattgaatggCCTGGCACATCAACTAACATAAATCAGCCGAAAGGttatgtttatgtaataatgcAATCTGATCAAATGGTGAAACAATTGTTAGAATCTTGTACCAAAGGGTCAAATGGAaactattatttcaaaatatcgtCTCGAAAAATGAAAGGCAAAGAAGTGCAAGTAATTCCATGGCTAATAAATGACAGTAATTGTGTTAAACATCCTTCTCAAAAGTTGGACCCAACCAGGACAGTATTTGTAGGTGCCTTGCATGGTATGATGAATGCTCAAGGATTATTTAGAATTATGGATGATTTGTTTGGCAACGTTTCATATGCAG gaATTGATACTGACAAGTATAAGTATCCAATTGGTTCAGGCAGAGTAACTTTCAGTACTTACCAATCATACACTAAAGCTGTGGCTGCATCATTTGTAGAAGTTAAGACTCCTAAGTTTtgtaaaata attcaggTTGATCCATACTTGGAAGACAGTGCTTGTAGTGTTTGTAATATTCAACTTGGACCATATTTCTGTAGAGATCAATTGTGCTATCGTTACTATTGCCGTGGATGTTGGAATTGGAAACATACAAGTACTACATTAAGTACACATCGTCCATTGATGCGCAATTCTAAACACACTCCAACTAGCATAAGTTCACCACCAAGATTTACATCTCCCAACAACAACAGTTTTTCTTCACCCACGCATAATCA GTTTGAAGTGGAACAatga